In Clostridium butyricum, the genomic stretch TTCCTTTGCCTCATCATATTTAGTGAGTAGTGATATATTATCATCACATAATTTTTTAAGTTCAGCTCTTGGAAGTTTTTTTAGAACATGATAATGAATTAAATCATTGTACAAAAGGATATTTTTATTTTCAGTAAAAAGAAAGCTTAATCTTGATGTCTCTATACAATCATTAAATGCAGTTGTGATTGTTTTTATTCCTTCATGGCATCTGCTTATACTTACTGTATACTTGCAGGTTAATTTGTCATTTAATTGTTCACATAATATTTTTAGATTATCAATAGTTTTATTCATTATTTCAATATTATTTTTATCAGTAGAAAAAAATATAAATATTGTCATTATATCATTATTAGTGCATACAAATGAGTTGTGGCTAGTGCATAAAGTTTGTAATGCAGATTTATGTATTATTTTAAATATCTGCTTTGGAGTAAATTCATCTTCGGTATTGTTAACTGTAAAATTAACACATATTCTCTTTTTTGAATAATCAAATCCATAATAATTGCAGAGTTTTATTATTTCACCGTCACTTTTAGCTTCATTAGATATAAGATATTCAAAAAATAAGTTATTATAAAGAGAAGTATGTGCCTTAAAATTTTTATCTTTTTCAAGTTCTAGAGATATTATATTAATTAGTTTTTTTAAAACAGATTTATTCTCAGATGAAAGATCTTGTTGATTTAATAATATGCATAAAGATCCAGCCATGCTAGAAAGCGTTAGAGCGTAAACGTCAAATTCTACATTGTTTATAGAAAATTTTTTATAAACCTCCATAATACCATCATTAGAATTTATTGAAATAGGAAATGAAAAGTTAGAAAGCTCAAATTCATCGTTATCAGAAAAGTTTATTATCTGATTATCTTCTGGAATTAGTCTAAGTGAAATAATTTCATTATTTGAATTTGTTAATACTATTGATTTGTGAATAATTTCACTTATCTCTTTTAACATATGATCAATTCCAAGATTATTAAAATAACAGTTGGATATTTTATTTATGATTGTATATTCATTTTCAATAGAAGTTAAATTTTTATTATACAATTCATTATATATTATTTTACTTATATCCGAAAAAGAATAGTAGAAAGGGATTTCTATTATAGGTAGTCCAATATCATTTGCAGCATTTATAATATTTTCTGGGATAGTATCAAAAAATCTTTTGATTTTTATTCCTAATCCACTACATCCTATATTTTTTAATTCTCTTAATATATTGAACTGAAGATCTTCGCTATCTTTAAATATATATCCTGTAGTTATTACAAGTTCATCTTTTTTTATCCATTTAAGTACGTCAGGATTATCTAATATATTTACACTATCTATTTTAACACTCAAAATATCAGTATTAGTAAGGCATTTCAGATTGTTTAGGGAACTTCTATTTATAAGCCAATCTAAAGTTAAGGGCATAGTTATCACTCCTTATGTTTACATCTAAAATTACTCTAGACATATTTATACTTATATGAAAGTATATCATTGTAATATTTGTCAGGCAATATTTTTATATTATTATGCATTTTGTATATTATTTTATATTTTAATATGCATATTGCACTTGATGGCTGTTTTTAGATAATATATACTGGAGATAGTTCAGAAATTTAAAAAATCCATTCACAGATGAATTGGAATTGTAAATTTATTATGAGAAATTAAATATATAAACTGCAATGGTGCAAAAACAGAGAAATCTATTTTGCACTTTTTTATTTATATTGTTTTATACATAAAAAGAGTGTATATACATTTCAATTAATTGATATGTGAGGATTTTAGTATATATAACTGAATTCTTAAATAGGAGGTGAATTTGTAATAATGTTAATGAGTTTAAAAAAAGGTATCTATAGTTACAATGAAGAAATTATAGTTAGTAATATAAAAAAACACCTAGATAATTTGAAAGAATTTACATCCACAAAAGGCTATGGAGTCACAAGACTACCTTTTACAAAAGAAGCAAAGCAAGCAGTATCCTATCTTGAAAATGAAATGAAAAAGATAGGGCTTAAAACCAGAGTAGATGAGTCAGGAGCTATAATAGGCAGACTTGAAGGAAAAAAAGAAAAAACCATTATTATTGGATCTCATTATGATTCTGTTTCATATGGAGGAAGCTTTGATGGAATTGCAGGTATAGTATGTGGTATGGAAGTTGCAAAACTTATAATAGAAAATAATATATATCCTGAATACTCATTAGAGATTATTGGTACAAATGATGAAGAAGGTGCAAGATTTAGTTCTGGATTTTTTTCTAGCAAAGCAATGATAGGTGAATTAAACATTAATCTTTTAAAGAGTCTTAAGGATTGTAATGATATTTCAATTTATGATGCTATGAAAGATTATGGTCTTAATCCTGAAAATATACATTATGCACAAAGAGATCTTAATAATATAAGAAGTTTTCTCGAAATTCATATAGAACAAGGTCCAGTTCTTGAAAATCATAGATGCAGCATTGGTATTGTAGATACAATTGTAGGAATGAAAAGGGGAATAGTAACAATTAAAGGTAGGGAAGATCATGCAGGTACAACCCCTATGGATATGAGAATCGATGCTGTTGAAATTGCTTCAAAAGTAATATGTAAGATTTCTGATATAGCAAGAAAATATAAAGATGCAGTTGCCACTGTGGGGTATATTGAAACTATGCCTAATGCAATAAATACAATTGCAAAAGAAGTTAAATTCAGTTTAGATATAAGATCAACCAACAGCATTGTTAATAAAAAAATATTAAGTGAAATCATAGAAAATCTTAATGAGATAACTGTAAAGCACAATACAATCTATACTTTTGATACAACTTTACAAGTTGAACCTGTACATATGAATAAATATATAAGAAACATAATTGAAGAGTGTTGTAATAAGAGAAATTTTTCTTATGAACATATAGTAAGTGGTGCAGGACATGATTCTCTTCCAATAGGGAGAGTTATTGATACTGGAATGATTTTTGTTCCAAGTAAAGGTGGACGTAGCCATTGCAAAGATGAATTTACAGATTATGAATATCTTATGCAAGCTGTAATTATAGCCACGGATGTTATATGTAATACAGATTAAATATTTTTAGATTATTAAAATTAGTATATCTATCTATTATTACAGAAATAAATATTATGAAATTAATTTATAAACTTAAAATTGCCAATTAAAATATATTTTAGATTAGAGGAGAGATTGAAATGGGATATCCAAAGGATTTATTATCAACAAGGGCAGTGGTGAAGCCAGGATTATATGCAGTAATACCAAAAGATGGACTTGTTAATAATGTTATACCTAACATAGTGGATTGCAGAGTCAGTATAGTTGCTTCACCTAAAATGGGAGCAAGCTTTGTTCAATACATTATTGATGTTAACATAGGAGGAGGAACATCATCACCTTTTGCAACAGAAGAAAATATTGAAAGCTTTATATATTGTGTAAATGGAAAAATTGATATAAAAATTGGAGATAATACAGATATTCTTACAGATGGAGGATATGCTTTTGCACCAGCTGGATGTGGACTCTCATTTAAAAATATAGGAGATGAAAATGCAAAGATTCTTTTATACAAACAAGTGTATATTCCATTAGAAGGAAAAGAAGCAAAGATATGCATTGGAAATGTAAATAATATAGAATATAGAATATACGATGATATGGAAAATGTGTATATAAAAGATCTTCTTCCAACAGATCTTGGATACGATATGAACATGCATATTTTAGCATTTGAGCCTGGAGGATGTCATCCAATAGTTGAA encodes the following:
- the allE gene encoding (S)-ureidoglycine aminohydrolase, whose product is MGYPKDLLSTRAVVKPGLYAVIPKDGLVNNVIPNIVDCRVSIVASPKMGASFVQYIIDVNIGGGTSSPFATEENIESFIYCVNGKIDIKIGDNTDILTDGGYAFAPAGCGLSFKNIGDENAKILLYKQVYIPLEGKEAKICIGNVNNIEYRIYDDMENVYIKDLLPTDLGYDMNMHILAFEPGGCHPIVETHVQEHGAYILSGEGMYLLDDTWMGIKKEDFIWFGPYVAQCAYGVGRELFAYIYSKDCNRDVSLL
- a CDS encoding M20 family metallo-hydrolase; this encodes MLMSLKKGIYSYNEEIIVSNIKKHLDNLKEFTSTKGYGVTRLPFTKEAKQAVSYLENEMKKIGLKTRVDESGAIIGRLEGKKEKTIIIGSHYDSVSYGGSFDGIAGIVCGMEVAKLIIENNIYPEYSLEIIGTNDEEGARFSSGFFSSKAMIGELNINLLKSLKDCNDISIYDAMKDYGLNPENIHYAQRDLNNIRSFLEIHIEQGPVLENHRCSIGIVDTIVGMKRGIVTIKGREDHAGTTPMDMRIDAVEIASKVICKISDIARKYKDAVATVGYIETMPNAINTIAKEVKFSLDIRSTNSIVNKKILSEIIENLNEITVKHNTIYTFDTTLQVEPVHMNKYIRNIIEECCNKRNFSYEHIVSGAGHDSLPIGRVIDTGMIFVPSKGGRSHCKDEFTDYEYLMQAVIIATDVICNTD
- a CDS encoding PucR family transcriptional regulator; the protein is MPLTLDWLINRSSLNNLKCLTNTDILSVKIDSVNILDNPDVLKWIKKDELVITTGYIFKDSEDLQFNILRELKNIGCSGLGIKIKRFFDTIPENIINAANDIGLPIIEIPFYYSFSDISKIIYNELYNKNLTSIENEYTIINKISNCYFNNLGIDHMLKEISEIIHKSIVLTNSNNEIISLRLIPEDNQIINFSDNDEFELSNFSFPISINSNDGIMEVYKKFSINNVEFDVYALTLSSMAGSLCILLNQQDLSSENKSVLKKLINIISLELEKDKNFKAHTSLYNNLFFEYLISNEAKSDGEIIKLCNYYGFDYSKKRICVNFTVNNTEDEFTPKQIFKIIHKSALQTLCTSHNSFVCTNNDIMTIFIFFSTDKNNIEIMNKTIDNLKILCEQLNDKLTCKYTVSISRCHEGIKTITTAFNDCIETSRLSFLFTENKNILLYNDLIHYHVLKKLPRAELKKLCDDNISLLTKYDEAKETNLVEVLKTYYRCKFNCSETSDALFIHRNTLSGRLEKIKHILNIDFNDYNKVFSLYLSICAYELLNSKYE